The Ferrovibrio sp. MS7 sequence ATCAAGGTGGCACTGCAATGGCGGTTGGTAAGTGCCGAACCGCCGATGGCATTGGCCAGGGCCAGGCGGCAATCCTTCACCTGCACCTTGGGATGCGCCTCACCGCGCAACTGGCGCACCGCTTCGATCACCTTGGTCATGCCGCCGCGATTGGCCGGGTGGTTGTTGCACAGGCCGCCGCCATCGGTGTTGAACGGCAGCTTGCCAATGCCGGAAATCAGGTTGCCATCGGCAACGAAGCGACCACCCTCGCCCTTGGCGCAGAACCCGAGATCCTCGATCTGGATCAGCGTGGTAATGGTGAAGCTGTCGTAGAGCGAGGCATAATTGATGTCGGACGGCCTGATGCCAGCCTCGGCGAAAGCGGTGGCGCCAGACTTGGCCGCCGCCGAGACGGTGGCATTAATGCGACCGCCGGCGCTGTGCTTCACCGACTCACCGGTGCCGCGCACCTTGATCAGCGGCCGCTTCAGGCTGCGGGCGATTTCCTCCCGCGCTACGATCAATGCACCACCGCCATCGGTGATGACGCAGCAATCCAGCCGGCGCAGCGGATCGGCGATCACCGGCGAATTCACCACATCCTCCACCGTCACCACCTCGCGCAGCAAGGCGTTCGGATTGTGCTGGGCGTGATGGGAGGCCGCCACCTTGACCCAGGCGAGTTGCTCGCCGGTGGTGCCGAATTCATGCATGTGGCGCGCCGCCGACATGGCATACATGTTGACGACGGTGGCACCGAAAGTGGCCTCGAACGGCACATCGGGCGAAGAGGCATTATAGATGCGCGGCGTGGTGCCAGTGGCGACGCCTTCCGAACGCGGCCGGCCGCCCAAAGTGATCAAGGCGACATTGCACTTGCCCGCCGCGATTGCCTCTGCGGCATGGCCGACATCCATGACATAGCTGGCGCCGCCGGCCTCGGTGGCATCGAAATGCCGCAGGTTGAGGCCGAGATATTCCACCGTCTGCAGGCCGCCCGGCGTATCGCCGGCGCAGAAATAGCCATCGACATCAGCAATCGACAGGCCGGCATCGCGCAGCGCACCTAATGCCGATTCGGCATGCAGTTGCACCACCGACTTGTCGGCGGCCTTGCGCGTCGGGTGCTCATAAATTCCCGCGATATACGAGGCGCTGCGTAAGCTCATGGGCAATGGCCTTGTGCAAGCCCCGCTCCGATGCGGGAGCGGGGCATGTGGGGAGGGAAAGACTCAGATCGGATCCCAGCCGATGACGTCGGCGGTGCGGCTGAGGGGCAGGAAATTCGCCTGCATCGCCGGCATGCCATGCTCGGCAATGGTCTGCGGCGTCCAGCCTTCGCCGCGATGCACCGAGCGGATCGGGCGATGCTGGCTGAAGAGATAAATCTCGTTCATGCGCGAGGCAAAGATTTGCCCGGTAACATGGATGGAAAGATCGCTGGCGAGATAGACCGCCAGCGGCGCGACCTTCTCCGGCCCCATCTGCTGCAGGCGCTCGACGCGGCGTTCCTTCTCCGGGTCTCCCTCGGTGGGGATGGTGCCGATCAGGCGGCTCCAGGCGAACGGCGAAATGCAGTTGGAGCGCACGTTGAAGCGCTGCATATCGAGCGCGATGCCCTTGGACAGGCCGATGACGCCGAGCTTGGCGGCGGCATAGTTGCTCTGGCCGATATTGCCGATCAGGCCCGAGGTGGAGGTGAAATGCACATAGGAGCCGCTGTTCTGCTCCTTGAAATACGGCGCGGCGGCACGCGCGACATAGAAGCTGCCGAGCAGATGGACCTTGATCACCATCTCGAAATCCACCACCGACATGCGGTGGAAGATGCGGTCGCGCAGGATGCCGGCGTTGTTCACCACGCAGTCGATGCGGCCAAAATTGTCGATGGCGGTCTTGATGATGTTGTTGGCGCCAGCCGGCTCGGCGACGCTGTCGGTGTTGGCGGCGGCAATACCGCCGGCCTTGCGGATCTCATCCACCACCGACTGGGCCGGCGAGGCATCGGCACCATCGCCTTCCGGCGAACCGCCGAGATCGTTCACCACCACCTTGGCGCCTTGTTCTGCCGCCAGCACGGCGATGGAGCGGCCAATGCCGCGGCCGGCGCCGGTAACAACGATCACCTTGTCCTTGAGACACTGCTCGGATGCCATGTTTTCCTCCTCACGCATCGTTTGGCCGGCAACAGAAGCATATCCGTCCGGCTGTATTGTAAACTGTAATCTGTCTACAATCTTGAATCCTGTCAACCAATCGACTGCTCAAATCCGCCGCTCGGCATTCTGCCAATAGGGTTCACGCAGCCGCCGCTTCAGCAGCTTGCCGGCATCGTCGCGCGGCAGGTTGTCGCGGAACTCGATCACCTTGGGCAGTTTGAAGCGGGCCAGGCGGGCGGCGAGGATGGCGCGGATCGCGGCCTCGCTGCTGCTGCCGTCCTGCACCACGATGGCCATCAGCGCCTCGCCGAATTCCGCATCCGGGATGCCGAACACGGCACAATCCTGCACGGCGGGAATCGAAAGCAGCGCCGACTCGATCTCGGTCGGGTAGATATTGACGCCGCCGGAAATCACCATGTCCTTCTTGCGGTCGCAGAGGAACAGGAAGCCATCGCCATCGAGATAGCCGATATCCCCGCCGGTGATCAGGCCATTGCGGCCGATCTGGCGGCGGTCTTCATCGCGGTTGTGGTAGGTGAAGTCGGGCAGGAAATCGAGGCCGACATAAAGTTCGCCCGGCTGGTCCGGCGGCAGCAAAGCCCCATCCTCGCCCACCACCTCGATCCGCGCACCGGCAATGGCGCGGCCGACCGTGCCGGGATGCGCCAGCCATTCGGTGCTGTCGCAGACCGCGACGACACTGGATTCGGTGGTGCCATACCATTCATGGATGATCGGGCCGAACCAGTCGATCATCGCCCGCTTCACATCCGGCGGGCAGGGCGCGGCGGCATGATGCACGGCGCGCAGCGAACTGAGATCGTAGCGCCGCCGCACCGCTTCCGGCAGCCGCAGCAGGCGCACGAACATGGTCGGCACCATCACGATATTGGTCAGGCGGTGCTTTTCCACCAGCCGCAGCAAATCCTCGGCATCGAATTTCGGCATCAGCACCAGACAATCGGCCACCTTTGCACCGGCGATGGCGAATACATTTGGCGCGGCATGATAGAGCGGTGCCGGCACCAGCAGGCGGATGCCGGCGCGCAGGCCATAGACCTCCTCGCGCATCCGCTCGAGCCGCGCGCGCTGCTCAGGCGTCGGTGGATTGCGCCGCACACCCTTCGGCTTGCCGGTGGTGCCCGAGGTATAGATGATGCTTTCCGGCGCCGGCACTGGCGGCTTGTCCCATACTGGCTGCGCCGCCAGCCATTCCTCGAAGCGCGTCATTCCGGCCGGCGCTGCAATCTTGGCGGCCGGTACGCCATAGGCCTCGCGCACTTCCGCCGGCACATCCGCGACAATCACCGCGAAACGGCCACTGTTCAGCACAGCCGCCGGCACCAGGTCGAGCAAGTCGGCATGCACCAGCAGCACCTTGGCGGCGCAATCGCCCAGCACATACTCGATTTCCGGCGGCGCCAGATGCCAGTTCAGCGGCACGGCCCAGGCACCGAGCATGGCGGTGCCGAGACTGCATTCGATAAACGAGATTTCATTGCGCATCAGGATCGCCACCGCCGTGCCCGGCCCGATGCCAAGCGCGGCAAGACCGGAAGCGATACGCGCCGCGCGCTCATTCACCGTCGCTATCGGCCGAACCGTGGCGCCTGAAACAATCGCCCTGGTCATGCGTAGACCATCTTGCCGTTATCCAGCACCACCACATTGCGCTCGACCACGCGGCAGCGGAAACCGGCCAGGCCGCTCTCCTGCTTCCAGATTTCGGTGCGGATCGTCTCGCCCGGATAGACCGGGGCCGAGAAACGCACATTGAGCTGCTTCAGCCGCGTCGCATCATTGTCGCAAAGGCTGCGGATCAGCGCCCGACCGGCCACGCCATAGGTGCAGAGGCCATGCAGGATCGGGCGTTCGAAACCGGCTGCCGTGGCAATCGCCGGATCGGCATGCAGTGGGTTGTAGTCGCCATTCAGGCGATAGATCAGCGCCGAGTGTTTCCAGGTCGGCAGGTCGCAGACCAGATCCGGGGTGCCTTCCGGCAGCTTGTGCACCGGCTTGGCCGGGCCGGACGGACCACCGAAGCCGCCATCGGCGCGGGCGAAGCTGGAAAGGCCGACGGTGCAGACCAGTTCGCCGCTAACGGCATCGCTCAATTCACGCTTGATGTAGATCAGCGCCCCACGGCCCTGGCCCTTGTCGATGATCTCCTCGATATGCTGGCGGCCGACCAGCTTGCCGCTCGGCGGCAGCGGACGATGGATGGTGAGGAACTGCTCGCCATGCAACACATGGCGCCAGTCGACACCGGTATCGGGCTGCTTCAGCCAGAAGCCCGGCGAACACAGCACTGTCGCCATGGTCGGTAGCGCCTGGATATTCTCCTCATAGGCAAAGCGAAGGTCGCGCGGATCGGTGGGATCATCGCCGCAGCAGGTGCCCACCGCATAGAGCAGGGTGTCGCGCGTGCCGTATTCCTGCACGATCGGCTCAAATTTGCGGTTCTTCAATGCTTCGTAGGAAATCGCCATGACTATAGCCTCGCCTTACACCGCTGCCTGGATCGCCACCTTGTCGTCGATCAGCGCCTGGATCTCGTTTTCCGGGATGCCCCATTGCGCCAGGCCGGCGCGGGTTTTCTGCCCGGCACGCGAAGCCGGACCGGCGATTTCCGGCTTGGTGCGACTGAAGCGCGGCGCCGGCACTGGCTGCAGCACACCATCCACCTCGGTGAAGTTGCCGCGCGCCACGTTATGCGGATGCAATGGCGCCTCCAGCGGACTCAGCACCGGCGCGAAACAGGCATCGGTGCTTTCCAGCAACGCGCACCATTCGTCGCGCGTGCGGGTCTTGAACAGGGCCGTGAAACGCTCGCGCAAAACCGGCCAGCTGGCGGGATCGTTCTGGTCCGGCAGGCCGGCATCGGCAAGGCCGACCTTCTCCAGGAAAAGCTGGTAGAACCGCGCCTCGATGGGGCCGATGCAGATATAGCCGCCATCCTTGGTCTCGTAGCTGTCGTACCACGGGCGGCCGCCATCCAGCACATTCTTGCCGCGCTCGTTGACCCAGCCTTTGCGTGCCAGGGCGCCGAACAGGAAACTGGCCAGCGAATTGACACCATCGACGATGGCGGCATCCACCACCTGGCCCTTGCCGGAACGCTCGCGCTCCCACAGGGCGCAGAGAATGCCGAACAGCATGTAGAGCGAACCGCCACCGAAATCGCCGATCAGATTGAGCGGTGGCACCGGGGCGCCGCCGGCGCGGCCGATGGCATGCAGCGCGCCGGTGATGGCAATATAGTTGATGTCATGGCCGGCGGCCTGGGAGAGCGGCCCATCCTGACCCCAGCCGGTGATGCGGCCATAGACCAGCTTCGGATTGACCTTGGCGCAATCCTCCGGTCCAAGGCCGAGACGCTCCATCACACCGGGACGGAACCCTTCGATCAGCACATCGGCCTGCTGCACCAGGCGGCGCACCGTTTCCACCGCCTGCGGCTTCTTGAGATCGAGCGCGATGGACGGCCGGCCACGGTTCAGCACTTCGAAACGCGGATCGCGCTCGCCCTTGGCGCCGACGGCATCGGCGCGGTCGATGCGCAGCACCTCGGCGCCCATATCGGACAGCATCATGGCGCAGAACGGCCCCGGCCCGATGCCGGCCATCTCGATCACTTTCAGCCCTTTTAACGGTCCCATACGCTTCAAGCTCCTCTGGAAAATCAGGTGACGGCGCCGGGCAGGACCAGTTCGCGCGCGCGGAAGCAGCGCACGCGGCCCTGGTCCAATGCCTCGATTTCAGGCCGCGCCACGCAGGCCGGCTGGGCATGGCCGCAGCGTTCGCGGAAACGGCAGCCCTGCGGCATGTTGGCGAAACTCGGCACCCGCCCGCCGATGGACGGCAGTGGTTTGCCGCGCAGGCTCAAGCGCGGCATCGACTGGAACAGGGCCGAGGTATAGGGATGGCGCGGCGTGCGGTAGACGCTCTCGATCGAGGCATCCTCGACGATCTGGCCGGCATAGAGGATCAGCACGCGGGTGCAGAGTTCCGCCACCACGCCGAGATCATGGGTGATGAACAACAGCGCCGTGCCGGTATCCTCGCTGATCTTGTAGAGCAGATCGATGATCTGCGCCTGCACCGTCACGTCCAGCGCCGTGGTCGGCTCGTCGGCGATCAGCAGCTTGGGCCGGCAGACCAGCGCCATGGCGATCATCACACGCTGCTGCATGCCGCCGGAAAGCTGGTGCGGGTAATCATCATAGCGCCGCGCCGGCGACGGGATGCCAACCTCGGCCAGCGCCTCGATGGTGCGGGCGCGCGCCTCGCGCCTGCCGATGCCGGTATGGGCGCGCAGCGTTTCGGTAATCTGCTCGCCGATGGTGAAGACCGGATCAAGCGCGCGCATCGGCTCCTGGAAGATCATGCCAATGCGCGAGCCAGAAATCTGGCGCAGCTTCTCGCGCGGCATGTCGAGCAGGTTCTGCCCATCAAAATCGGCCCGCCCAGTGACGCGGGTGATCGGACGCGGCAGCAGGCCAAGCAGGGACAGGCCGGTGACGGTCTTGCCACAGCCGCTTTCGCCGACGATGCCGACGCGCTCGCCGGCATGCACCGTGAAGCTGATATCGTTGGCGGCCTGCATCAGGCCATGGGCCATGTCGAAATAGATATTCAGCTTGTCGACCACCAACAGGGGATCGGCGGCGCCGGACAAGGAAAGAGAGGGCGGGGTGTGTATCTGGCTGCTCATGGCTGCCTCAGCGCCGCTTCTGGGTGGGATCGAGGATCACGCGCAGATTCTCACCAAGCGCGTTGAAGGTCAGTGCCGTCACCAGGATGGCAATGCCCGGCGCATACATCTGCGAGGGCGCGATTTCCATGTAGTGGTAAGCCCGGGCCAGCATGGCACCCCAACTCGGCTGCGGCGGCTGCACACCGAGGCCGAGAAAGCTGAGGCTGGCTTCCGCCAGCAGAGCGGTGGCCAGCAGCAAGGTCACCTGCACGATCACCGGCTGCACGGCATTCGGCAGAATGTGGCGCACGATCAGACGCGTGTTGCTGGCGCCGAAGCAGCGCGCGGCATCGACATAGAGTGCCTCGCGGCCGATCAGCGTCTGGCCGCGCACCAGGCGCGCGATGGTGGGCGAGAACACGATGCCGATGGCGATCATGCTGTTGGTCTGACCGACACCGAGCACGCCGGTGACGCCGATGGCGAGCACGATGGCCGGGAAGGACAGCATGGTGTCGATGGTGCGGCTGATGGCGGCATCAATCCAGCCGCCGCTGAAGCCGGCGATGAGGCCGAACGGCAAGCCGATGGCACAGGCCACCAGCACCGCCAGCACACTGCCATACAATGTCAACGGCGCGCCCCAGATCAGGCGGCTCAGCACGTCGCGGCCGAGATCGTCGGTGCCGAGGATATAGACCGGACCGGCCGGAAGCAGCACATTGGCCGGGTTCTGCAGTGTCGGCGAGAACGGTGCCACCCAGGGCGCCGAGATCGACAGCGCCACCAGGAACAGCAGATAGGCGATGCTGAGATAGAAGCCGGCGCGGCGCAGCACGGCATAGACGCCCGGCATCAGGCTGGCATTGCTCTGCAGCGTAGTGGGCTGGTTCATTTCTTCAACACCCGGGGGTCGAACACGGCGTAGAGGATTTCGATGATCAGGTTCACGGTGATGACGATCAGCACCATGGTGAGCATCACGCCCTGGATCACCGGATAGTCCTTGCCGGTGGCGGCACTCACCACCAGGCTGCCCATGCCGGAGATAGCGAACACCGCCTCGATCACCACGGTGCCGCCGAGCAGGCGATTGAACAGCAGTCCGATGACGGTGAGCAGCGTGACGCTGATATTCTTCAGGCCGTGCTTCCAGAAGATCAGGCGGCGCGGCAGGCCCTTGGCCAGCAGCGTGCGCATGTATTGCGAGGATTGCACTTCAAGCAGGGCCGACCGGGTCTGGCGGGCGACTTCGGCGACGCCGCTGGCGGCCAGCGCGATGGCTGGCAGGATGGCATGCCACACCGCGCCCCAGGGATTCACCGCCGGGCGCACCATGCCGGAAACCGGGAACCAGCCAAAGCCCATGGCGAAGATCGACACCAGAATCATGGCCAGCCAGAAGCTCGGCAACGCGATGCCGAGGGAAGCGAAGACCGTGACAAAGGAATCGACCGCCGAGCGCGGCCGCACCGAGGCGGTGATGCCGAGCGGGATACCAACCACCAGCGACAGCAGCATGGCCAGCGACACGACCAGCAGCGTGACCGGCAGGCGGCGCAGGATCGATTCCAGCACCGGCTCGCCAGACAGCATGGAGACAGACATGTCTCCCTGCATCATCTTCCAGAGCCAGCTTGTGTATTGTTCCCAGAGCGGCCGGTCGAGGCCGTAGAGTACGCGGATTTCCTCGACACGCTCGCGGGTGGCATTCTCACCCGCGAGCGCAATGGCAACGTCGCCGGGGACAAGTTGCATCATCGCGAAGACCAGGAATGTCGCCACGATCAGCACCGGCCCGGCCTGGAACAGGCCGTGCAGGAGCAACCGTGCAATTCGCTTCGCTTTCATGCCGCTTCCCTCCCCGGTATCCGGTCAGCCTTCGAGGGAGACGTCTTCGAAGCGTGGCTTGCCGAGCATGTTCGGCTTGTAGCCGCGCACCTTGGGCTGCATCGCCGCGATATCGGTCTGCAGGATCACCGGCACATAGAGCGCGTTGTCGCTGATGATCTTCAGCGCCCGGCCGATGGCTTTCTTGCGCTCTTCGAGATCGAAGGTGGTGCGGCAATCCGCCATCGCCTTCTCCAGTTCCGGCACGCCCCACTTGCGCGCGGCGTTGATGAACGACTTGGGGTCGAACATGATGGAGAAGAACTGGCTCGGATCGGTGCGGCCGGTATAGACCGAGAAGGCGGCATTGCCGAGCTGCTCGCCCATATACTTGGCGCCAAGTTCGTTGCCGGGCACGGCGCGGAGCTGGATGCGGATGTTGGAGCGCTTGTACTGCTCCACCAGCACCTCGCCGCGCTGCTGCGAGCGCTGGTCGTTGTAGATATACATCTCGATATCGACGCCATTCGGATAGCCGGCTTCGGCCAGCAGCTTGCGCGCCAGTTCGGGATCGTACTTGTAGGTGCCATCCAGTTCCTTGTTATAGGCCCAGTGCGAGCGCGGCAGGGTCTGGATGGTCGGCTCGGCGACCCCGGCCATGGTCAGCTTGTTGAACTCGTCGCGGTCGATGCCGTGGCACATGGCGAGGCGGACCTTGACGTTATCCAGCGGCGGCTTGGCGTAGTTGAGATAAAGGTGATAAGTCGCCACCGTCTGGCCCATCGCCAGGGTGAGGCCGGAACGCTCGACAATCGGAATCTGCTGCGGCGCGAGCTGGAACACGAAGTCGTTCTGCTTCGAGGTGACGGTGCGGAGCGCGGTATTCACTTCCGGGATGATCGAGACCACCAGTTCGTCGACCGGCGCTGCCTTCTTGTCCCAGTAATCGGCGAAGCGGGCATAGGTGATCTTCTCGGCGTCGAGCCAGCTCGTCACGCGCCAGGGGCCGGTGCCCACCGGATTGCGGTCGGAGCGGTCACCGGATTCCTTCACCGCCTTGGGCGACGACATCATGCCCGGACGGTCCGAGAGCACGGCGAGCAGCACCACGTCCGGCTCGGACAGCCTGAGCGTGATCTGGTAGGGACCGGTGACTTCGATGCTCTTGACGAAGATCAGGTCGATCTTGACGCGCGAGCGATCGTCGGTGCGGGCCCGTTCCAGGTTGAAACGCGCGGCTTCGGCATCGAATGGTGTGCCGTCATGGAACTTCACGCCCTGGCGCAGGTTCAGCACCAGGGTGGTGGGATCGGGATTGGACCAGGAAGTCGCCAGGCCCGGCTTCGGCATCAGGGTGTCGAGATCGATATTGATCAGCGACTCGAAGGCCGGGAACAGCAGGATATGGTCGCTGCCATGGCGCCCGGTGATCGGATCCATGCTGGTGGGATTATGCGGCGAGGCGATCTTCAGCGTGCCGCCGCGCTTCTGCGCCTGGGCGTCACCGCCGAAGATCGGCAGGCCGCCGGCCATGCTGCCGCCGGCGGCAAGGCCGAGCACCTGGAGCCATTGCCGGCGCGTCATGCTGTAGCGGCCAACGACTTCCTGCTCACCTGTGAAATGCTGTTCGTTGCTCGACATGTTCCTCTCCTTGATCCGTTGTTTGGTTGTTATTGGTCAGTTACGACTTCAATTGGCCCCGGCGGACGGGGTACTCCCTGCGAAATGACAGGCAACCCAGCGGCCAGGCGCAGCATTCTCCCAGGCCGGCACTTTTTCCTCGCAAAGCTGCACTGCCTTTGGGCAGCGGGTGCGGAAGCGGCAGCCCGATGGCGGCGCCAGCGCGCTTGGAATCTCGCCCTTCAGGGTCATGCGCTGGGTGGTGCGCAGCGAGGCCGGCACCGGATCAGGCCGCGATTGCAGCAGG is a genomic window containing:
- a CDS encoding ABC transporter substrate-binding protein, with the translated sequence MSSNEQHFTGEQEVVGRYSMTRRQWLQVLGLAAGGSMAGGLPIFGGDAQAQKRGGTLKIASPHNPTSMDPITGRHGSDHILLFPAFESLINIDLDTLMPKPGLATSWSNPDPTTLVLNLRQGVKFHDGTPFDAEAARFNLERARTDDRSRVKIDLIFVKSIEVTGPYQITLRLSEPDVVLLAVLSDRPGMMSSPKAVKESGDRSDRNPVGTGPWRVTSWLDAEKITYARFADYWDKKAAPVDELVVSIIPEVNTALRTVTSKQNDFVFQLAPQQIPIVERSGLTLAMGQTVATYHLYLNYAKPPLDNVKVRLAMCHGIDRDEFNKLTMAGVAEPTIQTLPRSHWAYNKELDGTYKYDPELARKLLAEAGYPNGVDIEMYIYNDQRSQQRGEVLVEQYKRSNIRIQLRAVPGNELGAKYMGEQLGNAAFSVYTGRTDPSQFFSIMFDPKSFINAARKWGVPELEKAMADCRTTFDLEERKKAIGRALKIISDNALYVPVILQTDIAAMQPKVRGYKPNMLGKPRFEDVSLEG
- a CDS encoding CaiB/BaiF CoA transferase family protein: MGPLKGLKVIEMAGIGPGPFCAMMLSDMGAEVLRIDRADAVGAKGERDPRFEVLNRGRPSIALDLKKPQAVETVRRLVQQADVLIEGFRPGVMERLGLGPEDCAKVNPKLVYGRITGWGQDGPLSQAAGHDINYIAITGALHAIGRAGGAPVPPLNLIGDFGGGSLYMLFGILCALWERERSGKGQVVDAAIVDGVNSLASFLFGALARKGWVNERGKNVLDGGRPWYDSYETKDGGYICIGPIEARFYQLFLEKVGLADAGLPDQNDPASWPVLRERFTALFKTRTRDEWCALLESTDACFAPVLSPLEAPLHPHNVARGNFTEVDGVLQPVPAPRFSRTKPEIAGPASRAGQKTRAGLAQWGIPENEIQALIDDKVAIQAAV
- a CDS encoding MaoC/PaaZ C-terminal domain-containing protein — translated: MAISYEALKNRKFEPIVQEYGTRDTLLYAVGTCCGDDPTDPRDLRFAYEENIQALPTMATVLCSPGFWLKQPDTGVDWRHVLHGEQFLTIHRPLPPSGKLVGRQHIEEIIDKGQGRGALIYIKRELSDAVSGELVCTVGLSSFARADGGFGGPSGPAKPVHKLPEGTPDLVCDLPTWKHSALIYRLNGDYNPLHADPAIATAAGFERPILHGLCTYGVAGRALIRSLCDNDATRLKQLNVRFSAPVYPGETIRTEIWKQESGLAGFRCRVVERNVVVLDNGKMVYA
- a CDS encoding acyl-CoA synthetase, which gives rise to MTRAIVSGATVRPIATVNERAARIASGLAALGIGPGTAVAILMRNEISFIECSLGTAMLGAWAVPLNWHLAPPEIEYVLGDCAAKVLLVHADLLDLVPAAVLNSGRFAVIVADVPAEVREAYGVPAAKIAAPAGMTRFEEWLAAQPVWDKPPVPAPESIIYTSGTTGKPKGVRRNPPTPEQRARLERMREEVYGLRAGIRLLVPAPLYHAAPNVFAIAGAKVADCLVLMPKFDAEDLLRLVEKHRLTNIVMVPTMFVRLLRLPEAVRRRYDLSSLRAVHHAAAPCPPDVKRAMIDWFGPIIHEWYGTTESSVVAVCDSTEWLAHPGTVGRAIAGARIEVVGEDGALLPPDQPGELYVGLDFLPDFTYHNRDEDRRQIGRNGLITGGDIGYLDGDGFLFLCDRKKDMVISGGVNIYPTEIESALLSIPAVQDCAVFGIPDAEFGEALMAIVVQDGSSSEAAIRAILAARLARFKLPKVIEFRDNLPRDDAGKLLKRRLREPYWQNAERRI
- a CDS encoding ABC transporter ATP-binding protein, which produces MSSQIHTPPSLSLSGAADPLLVVDKLNIYFDMAHGLMQAANDISFTVHAGERVGIVGESGCGKTVTGLSLLGLLPRPITRVTGRADFDGQNLLDMPREKLRQISGSRIGMIFQEPMRALDPVFTIGEQITETLRAHTGIGRREARARTIEALAEVGIPSPARRYDDYPHQLSGGMQQRVMIAMALVCRPKLLIADEPTTALDVTVQAQIIDLLYKISEDTGTALLFITHDLGVVAELCTRVLILYAGQIVEDASIESVYRTPRHPYTSALFQSMPRLSLRGKPLPSIGGRVPSFANMPQGCRFRERCGHAQPACVARPEIEALDQGRVRCFRARELVLPGAVT
- a CDS encoding ABC transporter permease; amino-acid sequence: MKAKRIARLLLHGLFQAGPVLIVATFLVFAMMQLVPGDVAIALAGENATRERVEEIRVLYGLDRPLWEQYTSWLWKMMQGDMSVSMLSGEPVLESILRRLPVTLLVVSLAMLLSLVVGIPLGITASVRPRSAVDSFVTVFASLGIALPSFWLAMILVSIFAMGFGWFPVSGMVRPAVNPWGAVWHAILPAIALAASGVAEVARQTRSALLEVQSSQYMRTLLAKGLPRRLIFWKHGLKNISVTLLTVIGLLFNRLLGGTVVIEAVFAISGMGSLVVSAATGKDYPVIQGVMLTMVLIVITVNLIIEILYAVFDPRVLKK
- a CDS encoding SDR family NAD(P)-dependent oxidoreductase; its protein translation is MASEQCLKDKVIVVTGAGRGIGRSIAVLAAEQGAKVVVNDLGGSPEGDGADASPAQSVVDEIRKAGGIAAANTDSVAEPAGANNIIKTAIDNFGRIDCVVNNAGILRDRIFHRMSVVDFEMVIKVHLLGSFYVARAAAPYFKEQNSGSYVHFTSTSGLIGNIGQSNYAAAKLGVIGLSKGIALDMQRFNVRSNCISPFAWSRLIGTIPTEGDPEKERRVERLQQMGPEKVAPLAVYLASDLSIHVTGQIFASRMNEIYLFSQHRPIRSVHRGEGWTPQTIAEHGMPAMQANFLPLSRTADVIGWDPI
- a CDS encoding thiolase domain-containing protein, translated to MSLRSASYIAGIYEHPTRKAADKSVVQLHAESALGALRDAGLSIADVDGYFCAGDTPGGLQTVEYLGLNLRHFDATEAGGASYVMDVGHAAEAIAAGKCNVALITLGGRPRSEGVATGTTPRIYNASSPDVPFEATFGATVVNMYAMSAARHMHEFGTTGEQLAWVKVAASHHAQHNPNALLREVVTVEDVVNSPVIADPLRRLDCCVITDGGGALIVAREEIARSLKRPLIKVRGTGESVKHSAGGRINATVSAAAKSGATAFAEAGIRPSDINYASLYDSFTITTLIQIEDLGFCAKGEGGRFVADGNLISGIGKLPFNTDGGGLCNNHPANRGGMTKVIEAVRQLRGEAHPKVQVKDCRLALANAIGGSALTNRHCSATLILERE
- a CDS encoding ABC transporter permease, whose translation is MNQPTTLQSNASLMPGVYAVLRRAGFYLSIAYLLFLVALSISAPWVAPFSPTLQNPANVLLPAGPVYILGTDDLGRDVLSRLIWGAPLTLYGSVLAVLVACAIGLPFGLIAGFSGGWIDAAISRTIDTMLSFPAIVLAIGVTGVLGVGQTNSMIAIGIVFSPTIARLVRGQTLIGREALYVDAARCFGASNTRLIVRHILPNAVQPVIVQVTLLLATALLAEASLSFLGLGVQPPQPSWGAMLARAYHYMEIAPSQMYAPGIAILVTALTFNALGENLRVILDPTQKRR